In Xenorhabdus griffiniae, the genomic window TAATCCCCGTTACCGTTTTTCAGCTTCTGCACTTGGGCGGCTGTTGTGGAGTTCATTACCCACACTGCATTTTTGCGGTATTTGTTCCTGAGCAGGAATTTAAGGTCAATCAGGCTATCGGCTTCCAGTTTGGTTGCTTCCAGCTTTTGCAGGGTGCCAAAAGTGCGTACCTTATCGGCTTGGGTATCACGGGGATAAGACAGGAAGCCTTTTGCTTTTTTGCTGCCATCACCACTCACAAGATCCGTTTCTTCGGTATCCACAAAGGTGTCTGCAATTTCTGAGGTTAGCCAGCCTAAAATATCTACATCGCTAAAATCGATGATTTCTTGGGTAGTCTTAGGGTAGGCATAGATAGGAAACAGTTTGATGCTGACTTCTTCCATCTTCGGTGTCACCGTCTCACCGCGTGCCTTGCCTTCTTCCCCGTGGGCTACAACGGCGCCACCGACCGAAACAAGTTGTTTATATTCGTTGCTGCGTGTGGTCTTGATTGTACAGATTCGGCGCATGACCGACTCATCCGCCAGTTGCTGCATGATCTGCTTGTTCAGTTCCGGGATAACGGTATAGCCGCCCTCTGAGGGTACGCCCGTAGACAAGGTGCGGGTTTCTCCGGTCAGAATATAGTGGCGCAGTTCGTCATTGCTGAGTGTTTCATTGGCAGGCTGTTTTTTTGCCCGATTGCGTTCTTCATCAGACAGCGCCTCATAACGGGCGATTTCAGCATTGAGTACATCAGATTGGCTGCGCAATTCGTCGAACTGTTTCTCTTCATCTGTGGTCAGGGAGCGCTTTTCGTCTTCGGCTCTGGTCAGCAACGAGCGCATTTGTTGGGTTAAATCGGCTTTTTGCTGGCGTAATTCGAGTAATTTTTTCATGTGCTTTTGATTTATTTATTTTTCCAATAAATAATTTTTTAACACTATGAAAAGTAATGAAAGGATTCTGACTCTGTTGAGTAAGCACACAACTACCATTTCACACCTAATTTAGAAATTAATTTTGTGTAAGATATTTTTACTTAGGCAGTAATAATGTAATTAAATTTTACCAATATTAATGAATGTTTTATTATTGGAAAGTAAATATTAGGTAATAATGCAAAGCTAGTAGTTTTTGAAAATTACAATCACCATTTGAAATTAGTCTTATTTAATATTTTTGATACAGACTGATGCTTAGAGTGAATTTATATTTAAAATACGTCACTTACTAAAAAGTGAGATTGGGATTTACTAATCTACTATGTAATTATATTATCTATACTCTATAGAAACTTATTGTTTGGTGTCAGGTAATAAAACAGTAACTTAATAATTTTGCGTATTATCATATATCTAAAATTTTATGGCGTACTTAACTAAATTACAGGAGTTTTCATGAGTA contains:
- a CDS encoding phage major capsid protein encodes the protein MKKLLELRQQKADLTQQMRSLLTRAEDEKRSLTTDEEKQFDELRSQSDVLNAEIARYEALSDEERNRAKKQPANETLSNDELRHYILTGETRTLSTGVPSEGGYTVIPELNKQIMQQLADESVMRRICTIKTTRSNEYKQLVSVGGAVVAHGEEGKARGETVTPKMEEVSIKLFPIYAYPKTTQEIIDFSDVDILGWLTSEIADTFVDTEETDLVSGDGSKKAKGFLSYPRDTQADKVRTFGTLQKLEATKLEADSLIDLKFLLRNKYRKNAVWVMNSTTAAQVQKLKNGNGDYIWRERLQAGDPDMLLGLPVHYLEFMPDSLIGLGDFKRGYFIVDHETGTRTRPDNITEPGFYKVHSDKYLGGGLVDSNAIKVLEVKTASK